From a region of the Gossypium raimondii isolate GPD5lz chromosome 10, ASM2569854v1, whole genome shotgun sequence genome:
- the LOC105774951 gene encoding transcription factor MYB15: protein MVRAPCCDKMGLKKGPWTHEEDQILISYIQKHGHENWRALPKQAGLLRCGKSCRLRWINYLRPDIKRGNFSLEEEETIIQLHEMLGNRWSAIAAKLPGRTDNEIKNVWHTHLKKRLKQYQTKPDNTKKNLKSKTKIKSEPSTTSHSESDEVPSSSSEVVSSIIDGSDHREDNNMDTWECLVEIDESFWSDALSSDESQVPSLPTDNIMEPNYTFGENLDDSMEFWYDLFIKAGGSEQGFITQF from the exons atggtgagAGCTCCTTGCTGTGATAAGATGGGATTGAAAAAGGGTCCATGGACTCATGAAGAAGACCAGATTTTAATCTCATATATTCAAAAACATGGCCATGAAAATTGGCGTGCCTTACCAAAACAAgctg GTCTTCTAAGATGCGGGAAGAGTTGCAGATTACGATGGATAAACTATTTAAGGCCTGATATTAAGAGGGGAAACTTCAGTTTGGAAGAAGAGGAAACTATCATTCAACTGCATGAAATGTTAGGGAATAG GTGGTCGGCAATTGCAGCAAAATTACCAGGACGAACAGATAATGAGATAAAAAATGTATGGCACACTCACTTGAAGAAGAGACTTAAGCAATACCAGACAAAACCAGACAACACCAAAAAGAACCTAAAATCCAAAACCAAGATCAAATCGGAGCCGTCCACCACAAGCCACTCAGAATCCGATGAGGTTCCATCATCATCAAGTGAAGTAGTTTCCTCCATTATAGATGGCAGTGATCATAGGGAAGACAACAACATGGATACTTGGGAATGTTTGGTTGAAATTGATGAAAGTTTCTGGTCGGATGCACTGTCATCGGATGAGTCTCAAGTTCCTTCATTACCGACTGATAATATCATGGAACCAAACTATACATTTGGTGAAAACCTTGATGATTCAATGGAGTTTTGGTACGACCTGTTCATTAAAGCTGGTGGTAGTGAACAAGGTTTCATCACACAATTCTAA